In Caloenas nicobarica isolate bCalNic1 chromosome 5, bCalNic1.hap1, whole genome shotgun sequence, a single genomic region encodes these proteins:
- the NOVA1 gene encoding RNA-binding protein Nova-1 isoform X2, protein MPQNVAKTEPVSILQPQTTVNPDRIKQTLPSSPTTTKSSPSDPMTTSRANQVKIIVPNSTAGLIIGKGGATVKAIMEQSGAWVQLSQKPDGINLQERVVTVSGEPEQNRKAVELIIQKIQEDPQSGSCLNISYANVTGPVANSNPTGSPYANTAEVLPTAAAAAGLLGHANLAGVAAFPAVLSGFTGNDLVAITSALNTLASYGYNLNTLGLGLSQAAATGALAAAAASANPAAAAANLLATYASEASASGSTAGGTAGTFALGSLAAATAATNGYFGAASPLAASAILGTEKSTDGSKDVVEIAVPENLVGAILGKGGKTLVEYQELTGARIQISKKGEFVPGTRNRKVTITGTPAATQAAQYLITQRITYEQGVRAANPQKVG, encoded by the exons ATGCCTCAAAATGTGGCCaagacagagcctgtcagcATTCTACAGCCTCAGACCACTGTTAATCCAGACCGCATCAAACAA ACATTGCCATCTTCCCCAACTACCACCAAGTCCTCTCCATCTGATCCCATGACCACCTCCAGAGCCAATCAG gtAAAGATTATAGTTCCCAACAGCACAGCAGGTCTGATAATAGGGAAGGGAGGTGCTACAGTGAAGGCTATAATGGAGCAGTCAGGGGCTTGGGTGCAGCTTTCCCAGAAACCTGATGGGATCAACTTGCAAGAGAGGGTTGTCACTGTGAGTGGAGAACCTGAACAAAACCGAAAAGCTGTTGAACTTATCATCCAGAAGATACAAGAGGATCCACAGAGTGGCAGCTGTCTCAATATCAGTTATGCCAATGTCACAGGTCCAGTGGCCAATTCCAATCCAACCGGATCTCCTTATGCAAACACTGCTGAAGTGTTACcaactgctgcagctgctgcagggctaTTAGGACATGCTAACCTTGCTGGAGTGGCAGCCTTTCCAGCAGTTTTATCTGGCTTTACAGGCAATGACCTGGTGGCCATCACCTCTGCACTTAATACATTAGCCAGCTATGGATATAATCTCAATACATTAGGTTTAGGCCTGAGTCAGGCAGCAGCTACAGGGgctttggctgcagcagctgccagtgccaacccagcagcagcagcagccaatTTGTTGGCCACCTATGCGAGTGAGGCCTCAGCCAGTGGCAGCACTGCTGGTGGTACGGCGGGGACATTTGCATTAGGTAGCCTggctgctgctactgctgcaACCAATGGATATTttggagctgcttctcccctaGCTGCCAGTGCCATCCTAGGAACAGAAAAATCCACAGATGGATCAAAGGATGTAGTTGAAATAGCAGTGCCAGAAAACTTAGTTGGTGCAATACttggaaaaggagggaaaacatTAGTTGAATACCAGGAGTTGACTGGTGCGAGGATACAGATCTCTAAAAAGGGAGAATTCGTACCTGGCACAAGAAACCGCAAGGTAACCATTACTGGAACACCAGCTGCAACCCAGGCCGCACAGTATTTAATTACACAACGGATCACATATGAGCAAGGAGTTCGGGCTGCCAATCCACAGAAAGTGGGTTGA